One window of the Roseovarius sp. THAF9 genome contains the following:
- a CDS encoding alpha/beta hydrolase, which translates to MDYDDAYANVPHIPDGESYPPRWASEAAAFRQARAPGCDDLGVPYGDTPRQAYDLLRPKTAPKGTLVFVHGGYWLRFDRSFWSHFAMGALARGWSVAMPSYDLCPDVRIADITRQIARAIQTIAKVEPGSLALAGHSAGGHLVSRMAQPGLLPTDITDRINTITPISPVSDLRPLLHTAMNAQFQLTEATAAAASPALMADRLAIPTHIWVGADERPVFLDQARWQADAWSCPLRIDKGRHHFDIIDALKDPESPLMRDILV; encoded by the coding sequence ATGGATTACGACGACGCCTACGCCAACGTCCCCCACATTCCGGACGGCGAAAGCTACCCACCCCGCTGGGCCTCCGAGGCGGCAGCCTTCCGCCAGGCACGCGCACCTGGCTGCGACGATCTCGGCGTTCCTTACGGCGATACCCCGCGCCAGGCCTACGACCTCCTCCGCCCCAAAACCGCGCCGAAAGGCACGCTCGTCTTCGTCCACGGCGGCTACTGGCTCCGCTTCGACCGCTCCTTCTGGTCCCACTTCGCCATGGGCGCGCTTGCCCGCGGCTGGTCCGTCGCCATGCCCTCCTACGACCTCTGCCCGGACGTGCGCATCGCCGACATCACCCGGCAGATCGCCCGCGCCATTCAGACCATCGCCAAGGTCGAGCCCGGCTCCCTCGCCCTCGCCGGCCACTCCGCCGGCGGTCACCTCGTCTCGCGCATGGCCCAGCCCGGCCTCCTGCCCACCGACATCACCGACCGCATCAACACAATTACCCCGATCTCCCCGGTCTCCGACCTGCGCCCGCTCCTGCACACCGCGATGAACGCCCAGTTCCAACTGACCGAAGCCACCGCCGCCGCCGCAAGCCCCGCGTTGATGGCCGACCGCCTCGCCATCCCCACTCACATCTGGGTCGGCGCCGACGAACGCCCCGTCTTCCTCGATCAAGCCCGCTGGCAGGCCGACGCCTGGTCCTGCCCTTTGCGCATCGACAAGGGCCGTCACCACTTCGACATCATCGACGCCCTCAAGGACCCCGAAAGCCCCCTGATGCGCGATATCCTCGTCTGA
- a CDS encoding dihydrodipicolinate synthase family protein produces MGVGFHGVFPYLVSPMDGKGRVNRAVLTRLCDDLIDAGVHGLTPLGSTGEFAYLSWQQKRDIVETVVAAAKGRVPVVVGVAATTTHEAVRQAREFAAMGCDGILAVLEAYFPVSDRGIKDYFTAVAAAVELPIVIYTNPNFQRSDLSVPLVAELAEVENIRCLKDASSNTGRLLSIMDRAGDKLDIFAASAHIPACVMLIGGKGWMAGPACIVPKQSVKLYELCKVGQYQAAMELQRDLWALNQAFAKYNLAACVKGGLELQGYEVGAPLPPQDGLSDEGRAELKAVLERVGAL; encoded by the coding sequence ATGGGAGTTGGATTTCACGGGGTCTTTCCTTACCTGGTGTCGCCGATGGATGGCAAGGGCCGCGTCAATCGCGCGGTGCTGACCCGGCTATGTGACGACCTGATCGACGCGGGCGTGCATGGGCTGACGCCACTAGGCTCGACGGGGGAGTTTGCGTATCTGAGCTGGCAGCAGAAGCGCGATATCGTCGAGACGGTCGTGGCGGCCGCCAAGGGCCGGGTGCCGGTGGTGGTGGGTGTCGCGGCGACGACGACCCACGAGGCCGTGCGGCAGGCGCGGGAGTTCGCGGCCATGGGCTGTGACGGGATCCTCGCGGTGCTGGAGGCGTATTTCCCGGTGAGTGACCGGGGCATCAAGGACTACTTCACGGCGGTCGCGGCGGCGGTGGAGTTACCGATCGTGATCTACACCAACCCGAATTTCCAGCGCAGTGACCTGAGCGTGCCATTGGTCGCGGAGCTGGCGGAGGTCGAGAACATCCGCTGTCTGAAGGATGCGTCGAGCAATACCGGGCGGCTGTTGTCGATCATGGACCGGGCGGGCGACAAGCTGGATATCTTTGCCGCTTCGGCGCATATCCCGGCCTGCGTGATGCTGATCGGGGGCAAGGGCTGGATGGCGGGGCCCGCGTGCATCGTGCCGAAGCAGAGTGTGAAACTGTACGAGCTGTGCAAGGTCGGGCAGTACCAAGCGGCGATGGAGTTGCAGCGCGATCTGTGGGCGTTGAACCAGGCGTTTGCGAAGTACAATCTTGCGGCTTGCGTCAAGGGCGGGCTGGAATTGCAGGGCTATGAGGTCGGCGCGCCGCTGCCGCCGCAGGATGGGCTGAGCGACGAAGGCCGGGCCGAGTTGAAGGCGGTGCTGGAGCGGGTCGGGGCTCTGTAG
- a CDS encoding RNA polymerase sigma factor — translation MTVSDETLAIAAADGDAAAFSALVERHYDAVFRLAFRLTGARAEAEDLTQDVCAALPGKLSGFRGASKFTTWLWRVVVNAAHDRRRRAAVRAKYAEGWGDWEVDRRAADAEVAEAVDWLTQAMRALPEELRDTLALVLDDMSHAEAGEVLGISGGTVGWRVSEAKKHLRAMRAREEDA, via the coding sequence ATGACTGTCAGTGACGAAACCCTGGCCATAGCCGCAGCCGATGGCGATGCGGCGGCTTTCTCGGCTTTGGTCGAGCGGCACTACGATGCCGTGTTCCGGCTGGCGTTTCGGCTGACCGGGGCAAGGGCGGAGGCGGAGGATCTGACGCAGGATGTGTGCGCGGCGCTGCCGGGGAAGCTGTCGGGCTTTCGCGGGGCGTCGAAGTTTACCACGTGGCTGTGGCGGGTGGTGGTGAACGCGGCCCATGACCGGCGGCGCAGGGCGGCTGTGCGGGCGAAATACGCGGAAGGCTGGGGCGACTGGGAAGTGGACCGGCGGGCGGCGGATGCGGAGGTGGCCGAGGCGGTGGACTGGCTGACGCAAGCGATGCGCGCCCTGCCGGAGGAATTGCGGGACACGCTGGCACTGGTGCTGGATGACATGAGCCATGCCGAGGCGGGCGAGGTGCTGGGCATCTCGGGCGGCACGGTGGGGTGGCGCGTGTCGGAGGCCAAGAAACATCTGCGCGCGATGCGCGCGCGAGAGGAGGACGCATGA
- a CDS encoding aminopeptidase P family protein produces the protein MTAPQNQTDFAAKRPDFYRFHNGEKAPLPFAPSEYDQRLADLRRIMAETGVTAAVFTSMHNIAYYSGFLYCAFGRPYSLVVTATDSVTISAGIDAGQPWRRSHGDNITYTDWQRDNYWRAIASVTGTGGVIGYESDHLTVQQRGKLDHFLSPRKTVDLSPHTMNQRMAKSPAEIALIRQCTAIADVGGHAIRDAVRIGTREIDVAMAGRDAMELEIAKRFPDAEYRDSWVWFQSGLNTDGAHNPVTARQLQRGDILSLNTFPMVSAYYVALERTMFAGEVDAASLAIWQANVAAHEYGMSLLKPGISCAEVTHKINAFLAERDLLQYRTFGYGHSFGILSHYYGREAGLELREDIDTVLQPGMVISMEPMLTIPEGQPGAGGYREHDVLVITEDGHENITGYPYGPDFNVVG, from the coding sequence ATGACTGCACCTCAAAACCAGACCGACTTCGCGGCCAAGCGCCCCGACTTCTATCGCTTCCACAATGGCGAAAAGGCCCCGCTGCCCTTCGCACCGTCCGAGTACGATCAGCGCCTCGCCGACCTGCGCCGCATCATGGCCGAAACCGGCGTCACCGCCGCCGTCTTCACGTCGATGCACAACATCGCCTACTACTCGGGCTTCCTCTACTGCGCCTTCGGGCGGCCCTACAGCCTTGTCGTCACCGCCACCGATAGCGTCACCATCTCGGCGGGCATCGACGCAGGCCAGCCATGGCGCCGCAGCCATGGCGACAACATCACCTACACCGACTGGCAGCGCGACAATTACTGGCGCGCAATCGCCTCCGTCACCGGCACCGGCGGCGTGATCGGCTACGAATCCGACCACCTCACGGTGCAGCAACGTGGCAAGCTGGATCACTTCCTTTCGCCAAGGAAAACGGTCGACCTGTCACCTCACACCATGAACCAGCGCATGGCCAAGTCCCCCGCCGAGATCGCCCTCATCCGTCAATGCACCGCCATAGCCGATGTCGGCGGCCATGCCATCCGCGACGCGGTCCGCATCGGCACGCGCGAGATCGACGTGGCCATGGCCGGGCGCGACGCGATGGAATTGGAAATCGCCAAGCGTTTCCCCGATGCCGAATACCGCGACAGCTGGGTCTGGTTCCAGTCCGGCCTCAACACCGACGGCGCCCACAACCCCGTCACGGCCCGGCAACTCCAACGCGGCGATATCCTGTCGCTTAACACCTTCCCGATGGTCTCGGCCTATTACGTTGCCCTCGAACGCACCATGTTCGCGGGCGAGGTCGACGCCGCCTCGCTCGCCATCTGGCAGGCCAACGTCGCTGCCCACGAATACGGCATGTCCCTGCTGAAGCCCGGCATCTCCTGCGCCGAGGTCACGCACAAGATCAACGCCTTCCTGGCCGAGCGGGACCTGCTGCAATACCGCACGTTCGGTTATGGCCACAGCTTCGGCATCCTGTCGCACTACTACGGCCGCGAGGCCGGGCTGGAACTGCGCGAGGATATCGACACCGTGCTGCAACCCGGCATGGTCATCTCGATGGAGCCGATGCTGACCATTCCCGAGGGCCAGCCCGGCGCCGGCGGCTACCGCGAACACGACGTGCTGGTCATCACGGAGGACGGGCACGAAAACATCACCGGCTATCCCTACGGGCCGGACTTCAACGTGGTCGGCTGA
- a CDS encoding NAD-dependent succinate-semialdehyde dehydrogenase, giving the protein MLDTATNLKSLLKDPDLLAEKAYAGGKWVDGADGATFEVVNPARGDVIAKVADLDRSQVADVIAGAAKAQKEWAKWTGKERAAVLRKWFDLMMEHQDDLGTILTAEQGKPLTEAKGEIAYGASFIEFFGEEAKRVYGEMIPGHQRDKRIMVLKQPIGVAASITPWNFPNAMITRKAGPALAAGCAFVGRPAAETPLSATAMGVLAERAGIPAGVFNIVTSSRSSDIGKEFCENPNVRKLTFTGSTEVGRILLRQAADQVMKCSMELGGNAPFIVFDDADVDAAVEGAIMCKFRNNGQTCVCANRIYVQAGVYDAFAEKLKDRVSQMKVGDGLEDGTELGPLINPEASEKVVEHIEDAKSKGGKVILGGADGEMDGNFFKPTILTGVTQDMKVSQEETFGPLAPLFKFEDEDDVIAMANDTIFGLASYFYAKDLSRVYKVAEALEYGIVGVNTGIISTEVAPFGGVKQSGLGREGSHHGIEDFLEMKYVCMSV; this is encoded by the coding sequence ATGCTCGATACTGCCACCAACCTGAAATCGCTTTTGAAGGACCCCGATCTGCTGGCCGAGAAGGCCTATGCCGGGGGTAAGTGGGTCGACGGTGCGGACGGCGCGACGTTCGAAGTGGTGAACCCGGCGCGGGGTGACGTGATCGCCAAAGTGGCGGACCTGGATCGGAGCCAAGTGGCCGACGTGATCGCGGGCGCGGCGAAGGCACAGAAGGAATGGGCCAAGTGGACCGGCAAGGAGCGGGCGGCGGTGCTGCGCAAGTGGTTCGACCTCATGATGGAGCACCAGGATGACCTGGGCACGATCCTGACCGCCGAGCAGGGCAAACCGCTGACCGAGGCCAAGGGCGAGATCGCCTATGGCGCGTCATTCATCGAGTTCTTCGGGGAAGAGGCCAAGCGGGTTTACGGCGAGATGATCCCCGGTCATCAGCGCGACAAGCGGATCATGGTGCTGAAGCAGCCGATCGGGGTGGCCGCATCCATTACGCCGTGGAATTTCCCGAACGCGATGATCACGCGTAAGGCCGGGCCCGCGCTGGCGGCGGGCTGTGCGTTCGTGGGTCGTCCGGCGGCGGAGACGCCGTTGTCGGCCACGGCGATGGGTGTGCTGGCCGAGCGGGCGGGCATTCCGGCGGGGGTGTTCAACATCGTGACCTCGTCGCGGTCGAGCGACATCGGCAAGGAGTTCTGCGAGAACCCGAACGTGCGCAAGCTGACCTTTACTGGGTCGACCGAGGTGGGGCGCATCCTGTTGCGGCAAGCCGCCGACCAGGTGATGAAATGCTCGATGGAGCTGGGGGGCAATGCGCCGTTCATCGTGTTCGACGATGCCGACGTGGATGCCGCCGTGGAAGGCGCGATCATGTGCAAGTTCCGCAACAACGGGCAGACCTGTGTCTGTGCCAACCGAATCTATGTGCAGGCGGGGGTTTATGACGCCTTTGCCGAGAAGCTGAAGGACCGGGTGAGCCAGATGAAGGTCGGCGACGGTCTGGAGGACGGCACCGAGCTGGGGCCGTTGATCAACCCGGAGGCATCCGAGAAGGTAGTCGAGCATATCGAGGATGCGAAATCCAAAGGGGGCAAAGTGATCCTTGGTGGCGCGGATGGCGAGATGGACGGCAATTTCTTCAAGCCGACGATCCTGACGGGTGTGACGCAGGATATGAAGGTGAGCCAGGAAGAGACGTTCGGGCCGCTGGCGCCGCTCTTCAAGTTCGAGGACGAGGATGACGTGATCGCCATGGCGAACGACACGATATTTGGCTTGGCCAGCTATTTCTACGCCAAGGATCTGAGCCGGGTCTACAAGGTGGCCGAGGCGCTGGAATACGGGATCGTGGGGGTGAATACCGGCATCATTTCGACGGAGGTCGCACCGTTCGGTGGCGTCAAGCAGTCGGGGCTGGGCCGGGAAGGCAGCCATCACGGGATCGAGGATTTCCTGGAGATGAAATACGTCTGCATGAGCGTGTGA
- a CDS encoding VWA domain-containing protein, whose protein sequence is MSDDLDDLKAMMQAATPKPDAGKKAADIALARKNFADLQEARDGARQTSDRPKAGLVRGVTDMLMRMNTRGALTATTALVALGMVVVVPDWHNAPALRGAQPAVTEAEDGLADAGARREAPVPEPAEELTLDVAPAEPASDAEAPRPAPEPQVARPELGAEKRRQAAPSAVQSIAPRDLEGYADGAANTTTVGRIAQPDADGVATLPESDTEAFPRAEPNALKITAEEPVSTFSIDVDTASYGVVRSSLRAGVLPPEEAVRIEEMVNYFPYDYAAPDGDAPFAPTVSVTDTPWNPDTQLVHIAIQGEMPPVEDRPPLNLVFLIDTSGSMQAANKLPLLKQSLTLMLPQLSERDSVAIVTYAGSAGQALAPTAATEREMILGALDRLEAGGSTAGQAGLQQAYALAGEMSGEGEVSRVILATDGDFNVGISDPEALKDYIAEQRQSGTYLSVMGFGRGNLDDATMQALAQNGNGQAAYIDTLSEAQKVMVDQVSGALYPIADDVKIQVEFNPAEVVEYRLIGYETRALRREDFNNDRVDAGDIGAGHQVTALYEITPVGSPAQMSDPLRYGEAEAVSGEADELGYFKLRYKAPGEDESQLIEQPIVEGGEAGAEARFAAAIAGFGQLLRGETYLGDWGYTEAIALANGAKEEDPFGYRAEAVQLMRLAESLSR, encoded by the coding sequence ATGAGCGACGACCTCGACGATCTGAAGGCCATGATGCAGGCCGCGACACCGAAGCCGGATGCCGGGAAGAAGGCGGCGGACATCGCCCTGGCGCGGAAAAATTTTGCCGATCTCCAAGAGGCGCGGGATGGCGCGCGTCAAACCTCTGATCGCCCGAAAGCGGGCCTTGTCAGAGGAGTGACGGACATGTTGATGCGGATGAATACGCGCGGGGCGCTGACGGCGACGACGGCGCTGGTGGCGCTGGGAATGGTCGTGGTGGTGCCGGATTGGCACAATGCGCCGGCGCTGCGGGGGGCGCAGCCGGCGGTGACGGAGGCGGAGGACGGTTTGGCGGACGCGGGCGCGCGCAGGGAAGCGCCGGTGCCCGAGCCCGCAGAGGAACTGACGCTAGATGTCGCCCCGGCGGAGCCTGCGTCGGACGCCGAAGCACCGAGGCCTGCGCCGGAGCCGCAGGTGGCAAGACCCGAGTTGGGCGCAGAGAAGCGGCGGCAGGCGGCACCTTCTGCGGTGCAGTCCATAGCGCCGCGCGACCTTGAGGGGTATGCCGACGGGGCGGCCAACACCACAACGGTCGGACGGATCGCGCAGCCGGATGCGGATGGCGTGGCGACCTTGCCGGAAAGCGATACCGAAGCGTTTCCAAGGGCGGAGCCGAACGCGCTGAAGATCACGGCGGAAGAGCCGGTTTCGACATTCTCGATCGACGTGGATACGGCATCGTATGGTGTGGTGCGGTCGTCCTTGCGAGCGGGGGTCCTGCCGCCAGAGGAGGCGGTGCGGATCGAGGAGATGGTAAACTACTTCCCCTACGACTATGCCGCGCCGGATGGCGATGCGCCGTTTGCACCGACGGTCAGCGTGACGGACACGCCGTGGAACCCGGACACGCAGCTGGTGCATATCGCGATCCAGGGCGAGATGCCGCCCGTAGAGGATCGCCCGCCGCTGAACCTTGTGTTTCTGATCGACACGAGCGGGTCGATGCAGGCGGCGAACAAGCTGCCGCTGTTGAAGCAATCGCTGACGCTGATGCTGCCGCAGTTGAGTGAGCGGGACAGCGTGGCGATCGTGACCTATGCAGGCAGTGCGGGGCAGGCGTTGGCGCCGACCGCGGCGACGGAGCGGGAGATGATTCTGGGCGCGTTGGACCGGTTGGAGGCCGGAGGCTCAACCGCGGGGCAGGCGGGGTTGCAGCAGGCTTACGCGCTGGCCGGGGAGATGAGCGGCGAGGGCGAGGTATCGCGGGTGATCCTGGCGACGGACGGGGATTTCAATGTCGGGATCAGCGACCCGGAGGCGTTGAAAGACTATATCGCCGAACAGCGCCAGAGCGGCACCTACCTGTCGGTCATGGGGTTTGGGCGCGGCAACCTGGATGATGCGACAATGCAGGCGCTGGCGCAGAACGGGAACGGGCAGGCGGCCTATATCGACACGCTGTCTGAGGCACAGAAAGTGATGGTCGATCAGGTGAGCGGGGCGCTTTACCCGATTGCCGATGATGTGAAGATCCAGGTGGAGTTCAATCCGGCGGAAGTCGTCGAGTATCGGCTGATCGGGTACGAAACGCGTGCGTTGCGGCGCGAGGATTTCAACAACGATCGGGTGGATGCGGGCGATATCGGGGCCGGGCACCAGGTGACGGCGCTTTACGAGATCACGCCGGTGGGCTCGCCCGCGCAGATGAGTGACCCGCTGCGCTATGGCGAGGCGGAGGCGGTGAGCGGAGAGGCCGATGAGCTTGGGTATTTCAAGCTGCGGTACAAGGCGCCGGGCGAAGATGAGAGCCAGCTGATCGAACAACCCATTGTCGAAGGG
- a CDS encoding P1 family peptidase, producing MTARPGERNLITDVPGILVGQAEDAAVKTGVSVVVGDAPFTAGVHVMGGAPGTRETDLLAPDKVVEEVDALVLSGGSAFGLDAASGVVDGLRAEGRGFAVGDQRVPIVPGAILFDLLNGGDKDWVENPYKRLGREALAGRGEAFDLGSSGSGAGAVTADFKGGLGSASVVLASGVTVGALVAVNALGSAVAGARGEFWAAPFEMGDEFGGLGVARNFGDVHAPRTKLGQHAATTIGVVATDVTLTQAQCTRMAVAAHDGYARALVPSHTPMDGDLIFAAATGRGAAPDVAGQLALGHAAATCVARAIARAVYAARPAEGDGVPCWAERFGQV from the coding sequence ATGACGGCAAGACCGGGAGAGCGGAACCTGATCACGGATGTGCCGGGGATACTGGTGGGACAGGCCGAAGATGCGGCGGTGAAAACGGGTGTGAGCGTTGTGGTGGGGGACGCGCCTTTTACCGCTGGTGTGCACGTCATGGGCGGGGCGCCGGGGACGCGGGAGACGGATTTGCTGGCGCCGGACAAGGTGGTGGAGGAGGTCGATGCGCTGGTGCTGTCGGGCGGATCGGCGTTTGGTTTGGATGCGGCATCGGGCGTGGTGGACGGGTTGCGCGCCGAGGGGCGCGGCTTTGCCGTGGGAGATCAGCGCGTGCCGATCGTGCCGGGGGCGATCCTGTTCGATCTACTGAATGGCGGAGACAAGGACTGGGTGGAGAATCCGTACAAGCGGCTGGGGCGGGAGGCGCTGGCCGGACGGGGTGAGGCGTTCGATCTTGGGAGTTCCGGGTCCGGAGCGGGCGCGGTGACGGCGGATTTCAAGGGAGGCTTGGGCTCGGCCTCGGTCGTACTGGCGTCGGGTGTGACGGTGGGCGCGCTAGTAGCAGTGAACGCGTTGGGGTCGGCCGTGGCCGGCGCGCGCGGCGAGTTCTGGGCGGCGCCGTTCGAGATGGGTGACGAGTTTGGCGGGCTGGGCGTGGCGCGGAACTTCGGAGATGTGCACGCGCCGCGCACGAAGCTGGGACAGCACGCGGCGACGACGATCGGAGTGGTTGCGACGGATGTGACGCTGACACAGGCGCAGTGCACGCGGATGGCGGTGGCGGCGCATGATGGGTATGCGCGTGCCTTGGTGCCCTCGCATACGCCGATGGACGGGGATTTGATCTTTGCCGCCGCCACGGGGCGTGGTGCTGCGCCGGACGTTGCGGGGCAGTTGGCGCTGGGCCATGCGGCGGCCACCTGCGTGGCGCGGGCGATTGCCCGGGCGGTTTATGCGGCGCGGCCCGCCGAGGGGGATGGGGTGCCGTGTTGGGCGGAGCGGTTCGGACAGGTATGA
- a CDS encoding PspA/IM30 family protein, producing MFTTLKTLIAGANARAEEQVKDAFASELIDQKIRDSDTQLRAAKATLASLIQRQRSEKRILDALQGRIDTMMRRAEDALASDRKDLARQAADAVATMENEAQLRQGTVDRLEAKVIRLRGSVEVAHRRLIDLKQGAVTARAIRREQQVQGSLRTTIGNTSAADEAEELIARVVGRDDPFEQSQILQGIEADLNHESLDARMEAQGFGPVTKVTADQVLDRLKRK from the coding sequence ATGTTCACGACACTGAAGACATTGATCGCCGGGGCGAATGCGCGGGCGGAGGAGCAGGTCAAGGACGCCTTTGCGAGCGAGTTGATCGATCAGAAGATCCGCGACTCGGATACGCAGTTGAGGGCGGCAAAAGCGACCTTGGCCTCGCTCATTCAGCGGCAGAGGTCGGAAAAGCGGATCCTGGACGCGCTGCAAGGGCGGATCGATACCATGATGCGGCGGGCGGAAGATGCCCTGGCCTCGGACCGCAAGGACCTGGCGCGGCAGGCGGCGGATGCCGTCGCGACGATGGAGAACGAGGCGCAGCTTCGGCAGGGCACGGTCGACCGGCTGGAGGCCAAGGTAATCCGGCTGCGCGGGAGCGTGGAAGTGGCGCATCGGCGGCTGATTGACCTCAAGCAGGGTGCTGTGACGGCCCGGGCCATCCGGCGCGAGCAGCAGGTGCAGGGATCCTTGCGGACCACGATCGGCAACACGTCTGCCGCAGATGAGGCCGAAGAATTGATCGCGCGGGTGGTGGGGCGGGATGACCCGTTCGAGCAATCGCAAATCCTTCAGGGGATCGAGGCGGACCTGAACCACGAAAGCCTGGATGCTCGCATGGAGGCGCAGGGCTTTGGCCCGGTGACGAAAGTGACGGCGGACCAGGTGCTGGACCGGCTGAAGCGCAAGTAA